From one Gammaproteobacteria bacterium genomic stretch:
- the ispE gene encoding 4-(cytidine 5'-diphospho)-2-C-methyl-D-erythritol kinase, translating to MTAWPAPAKLNLFLHITGCRDDGYHVLQTVFQLLDFGDQLNFDITDDGVVTRVNEIDGVSADEDLVVRAARLLQSHVQCQQGVRIYLDKRLPLGGGLGGGSSDAATTLVALNQLWHTQLSEQELLQLALKLGADVPVFVYGRSAWAEGIGEQLEPIDLLERLGERYYLVITPPCHVNTKEIFSLLELTRNCPPITIAGFFRGIGINVFESVVARRYPAVLEALAWLADYGKPRMTGTGASVFASFKNEAEAQQILAKMPSKWRGFVAKGLDVSPLRSLLDLGDRSEGKLF from the coding sequence ATGACTGCCTGGCCAGCGCCCGCCAAACTCAACTTATTTTTGCATATTACCGGTTGTCGAGATGATGGGTATCATGTCTTACAAACCGTTTTTCAGTTACTGGATTTTGGTGACCAGCTTAATTTTGACATTACTGATGATGGCGTGGTGACGCGAGTTAATGAGATTGACGGTGTGTCAGCCGATGAAGATTTGGTGGTACGTGCTGCGCGTTTGTTGCAGTCGCATGTACAATGTCAGCAAGGGGTGCGTATTTATCTCGACAAGCGACTACCCTTGGGCGGTGGCCTCGGTGGCGGCAGTTCTGACGCTGCGACAACGTTGGTGGCCTTGAATCAGCTCTGGCACACACAGTTGAGCGAGCAGGAATTATTGCAATTAGCGCTTAAACTGGGCGCTGATGTGCCGGTATTTGTTTATGGGCGGTCGGCCTGGGCTGAGGGTATTGGCGAGCAATTAGAGCCAATTGACCTGCTTGAACGCTTGGGTGAGCGCTATTATTTGGTCATTACGCCACCGTGTCATGTTAATACCAAAGAAATATTTTCATTACTTGAATTGACAAGGAATTGTCCTCCCATCACAATAGCGGGATTTTTCCGCGGTATTGGCATTAATGTCTTTGAATCAGTGGTTGCACGTCGCTACCCTGCCGTTCTCGAAGCCTTAGCCTGGTTGGCCGATTATGGTAAGCCGCGGATGACAGGAACCGGAGCATCGGTTTTTGCCAGCTTTAAAAATGAAGCCGAGGCGCAGCAAATCTTGGCCAAAATGCCGAGTAAGTGGCGTGGCTTCGTTGCAAAAGGGCTAGATGTATCACCGTTGCGGAGCCTGTTGGATTTAGGTGACCGTAGCGAGGGAAAGCTATTTTGA
- a CDS encoding ribose-phosphate diphosphokinase → MMVFSGNANRPLAKEIARHLNVPLGKAFVSSFSDGEIQIELAEHVRGRDVFVIQPTCKPTNDHIMELLMMVDALKRSAASRITAVMPYFGYSRQDRRPRSARVPISAKVVADMIASVGTDRVLTVDLHSDQIQGFFNIGVDNVYASPVLLGDIWRRVGVNPMVVSPDVGGVVRARAMAKRLDDADLAIIDKRRPQANMAKVMNIIGDVEGRTCVLVDDLVDTAGTLCAASCALKDAGAAKVFAYCTHAVLSGSAVKNIEGSQIDELVVTDTIPLSDEAQACGRIRQLSIAEMLAETMRRINAEESVSSLFID, encoded by the coding sequence ATGATGGTGTTTTCAGGTAACGCCAACCGGCCACTGGCCAAAGAGATCGCACGTCATTTGAATGTTCCTTTGGGTAAAGCCTTTGTGAGCAGTTTTAGCGATGGTGAAATCCAGATTGAGTTGGCTGAACATGTACGTGGGCGCGATGTGTTTGTTATTCAACCAACGTGCAAGCCGACAAACGATCACATTATGGAATTGTTGATGATGGTCGATGCCTTGAAGCGTTCGGCAGCAAGTCGCATCACTGCAGTGATGCCGTATTTTGGTTATTCGCGACAAGATCGCCGACCGCGTTCTGCGCGAGTACCGATTAGTGCCAAGGTAGTAGCCGATATGATTGCTAGTGTCGGTACTGATCGTGTGTTGACAGTTGATTTGCACTCGGATCAGATACAAGGATTTTTCAATATTGGTGTCGATAACGTCTATGCGTCACCGGTGTTGCTTGGCGATATCTGGCGTCGAGTGGGCGTTAATCCCATGGTGGTTTCGCCTGATGTTGGTGGTGTGGTCAGAGCGAGAGCGATGGCCAAGCGCTTGGATGATGCCGACCTTGCCATTATTGATAAACGCCGGCCTCAGGCTAATATGGCCAAGGTGATGAATATTATTGGTGATGTTGAAGGCCGTACATGTGTCTTGGTAGACGATTTGGTTGATACCGCAGGCACATTATGCGCAGCATCGTGTGCGCTAAAGGACGCAGGCGCAGCAAAGGTGTTTGCTTATTGTACTCATGCGGTGTTATCAGGGTCTGCAGTAAAGAATATTGAAGGCTCGCAAATTGATGAGTTGGTGGTTACGGATACCATTCCGTTAAGTGATGAGGCGCAGGCGTGTGGTCGAATACGACAATTGAGTATTGCCGAAATGCTGGCAGAGACAATGCGCCGTATTAATGCCGAAGAGTCCGTCAGCTCCTTATTTATAGATTAG
- the lolB gene encoding outer membrane lipoprotein LolB: MKSYTDFYCRIVAVVWVVCWLASCSTVPKPAIVDASDNVQALWSEHQRQLAHYSQWSTKGRAALRSESDSGSATLTWQQDNASYHVRLAGPFGQGAVTIDGNNDSVSVHIAGQPAVVTNDAESLLLQHLGWAVPVSSLSYWLRGLPAPGQVDAIALNESGVLDQLKQQGWQVDYSAYRPLRGVKLPRKIQIKNDSLRLKLVLDRWRLGEKQ, from the coding sequence TTGAAATCTTATACTGATTTTTATTGCCGTATTGTCGCAGTTGTTTGGGTGGTGTGCTGGCTTGCCTCATGCAGCACGGTGCCTAAACCAGCTATTGTTGACGCCTCTGATAATGTGCAAGCTCTATGGAGCGAACACCAGCGGCAACTAGCGCATTACTCGCAATGGAGCACCAAAGGGCGGGCTGCACTGCGTAGCGAGAGTGACAGCGGGAGCGCCACGTTAACATGGCAGCAAGACAATGCCAGTTACCACGTTAGACTGGCTGGGCCATTCGGCCAGGGTGCTGTCACTATCGACGGTAATAATGATAGCGTGAGTGTGCATATTGCTGGCCAGCCAGCGGTAGTAACCAACGATGCCGAGTCCTTGCTATTGCAACACTTAGGTTGGGCCGTGCCGGTGTCCTCATTGTCGTACTGGTTGCGCGGCTTGCCGGCGCCAGGTCAGGTTGACGCCATTGCATTGAATGAGTCAGGCGTGCTCGATCAGCTCAAACAACAAGGTTGGCAAGTTGATTATTCTGCCTATCGGCCATTACGCGGCGTTAAACTGCCACGTAAAATTCAAATCAAAAATGACAGCTTACGTTTAAAGTTAGTGTTGGATCGTTGGCGCCTTGGTGAAAAACAATGA